The following coding sequences lie in one Oceanispirochaeta sp. genomic window:
- the gcvH gene encoding glycine cleavage system protein GcvH, translating into MMEIRYAKTHEWAGKEGDLYVCGLSEYAQDKIGDVVFVELPETGAEVEQNAPFGVIESVKAANDLYSPLNGEVAEVNTALEDEPELVNSSPLEDGWICKIRSDDESFAALMSEDEYQVYLKGQDE; encoded by the coding sequence ATGATGGAAATCAGGTATGCCAAAACCCATGAGTGGGCGGGTAAAGAGGGAGATCTTTATGTCTGCGGTCTCAGTGAATATGCGCAGGATAAGATTGGTGATGTCGTCTTTGTCGAGCTCCCCGAAACCGGGGCAGAAGTAGAACAGAATGCTCCCTTCGGCGTGATTGAATCAGTCAAGGCGGCGAATGATCTCTACTCCCCCTTGAACGGAGAAGTGGCTGAAGTCAATACTGCACTGGAAGATGAACCCGAACTGGTCAATTCATCTCCCCTGGAGGACGGATGGATCTGTAAAATCAGATCGGATGACGAAAGTTTTGCCGCCTTAATGAGTGAAGATGAGTATCAGGTCTATTTGAAAGGTCAGGACGAGTAG